From Cellulosimicrobium cellulans, the proteins below share one genomic window:
- a CDS encoding penicillin acylase family protein — protein sequence MIGVAVLLVLALVAGAAFVVVTVRRPLPQTSGQIEVPGLEGQVTVLRDAQGVPQIYADTPEDLFRAQGYVQAQDRFFEMDYRRHVTAGRLAELVGDNPDAIAADTVTRTFGWRQVAEEEWDVVSPETKAYLQAYAEGVNAYLENRSPSEIAIEYTVLGLQVDVAEPEPWDPVDSLAWLKAMAWDLRGNYDDELERALSYSTLQDTGRVAALFPAYPSDVNAPILDPGELDNPQQVALELGPEARAEYGSDHLRSALEAADRALDAVPVLIGRGEGTGSNSWVVSGDHTASGKPILANDPHLALGAPGIWAQVGLHCNEVGPQCAFDVAGFSFAGFPGVIIGHNAQLAWGLTNMGADVTDFFVERVRDDTYLRGDEWVPLETRTETLHVAGGEDVDLEIRSTVHGPIVSEAIPATETAVDTPALDTRLGEYAVSLQWTALEPGRTADAVFAFNLAQDADDMQAAAALFEVPAQNIVFATADGHIGYQAPGKIPVRQAVPDAEVPSDGTWPRDGSDERYDWQGYVPSEQMPRVVDPAEGFIVAANQAVLPTGVAPFLTTDWDYGYRSQRIRQLLEAEISAGRPVDVDTMNEIQTDDRSPYAEVLVQPLLDQEIDDSFAAEGQALLADWDYRTDTDSAAAAYFAAVWRNLLQLTFWDDLPESALPNGGSRWLAVVQNLLENPTDPFWDDRQTVSVVETRDEVLTQALVSARLDLTVEQSKQPSDWAWGKLHVLALEHPILGGESIPGPVRNWVNPDPVGMPGGSSIVNATAWDAASGSFDVTAGPSMRMVVDLDDLDRSTWVTVTGTSGHPASTHYSDQLKTWARGETYDWPFSTQAVADASQDELTLVP from the coding sequence CTGATCGGTGTGGCCGTGCTGCTCGTCCTCGCGCTCGTCGCGGGTGCCGCGTTCGTGGTCGTCACCGTGCGCCGACCGTTGCCGCAGACCTCCGGCCAGATCGAGGTCCCCGGGCTCGAGGGCCAGGTCACGGTGCTGCGCGACGCCCAGGGCGTGCCGCAGATCTACGCGGACACCCCCGAGGACCTGTTCCGTGCCCAGGGCTACGTCCAGGCGCAGGACCGCTTCTTCGAGATGGACTACCGCCGGCACGTCACCGCGGGCCGGCTCGCGGAGCTCGTGGGCGACAACCCCGACGCCATCGCCGCCGACACCGTGACGCGGACGTTCGGCTGGCGGCAGGTCGCCGAGGAGGAGTGGGACGTCGTCTCGCCCGAGACCAAGGCGTACCTCCAGGCCTACGCCGAGGGCGTCAACGCGTACCTCGAGAACCGCAGCCCGTCCGAGATCGCGATCGAGTACACCGTGCTCGGCCTCCAGGTCGACGTCGCGGAGCCCGAGCCCTGGGACCCCGTCGACTCGCTCGCCTGGCTCAAGGCGATGGCGTGGGACCTGCGCGGCAACTACGACGACGAGCTCGAGCGCGCGCTGTCGTACAGCACCCTCCAGGACACCGGGCGCGTCGCCGCGCTGTTCCCCGCCTACCCGTCCGACGTCAACGCGCCGATCCTCGACCCCGGCGAGCTCGACAACCCCCAGCAGGTCGCGCTCGAGCTCGGCCCCGAGGCCCGCGCCGAGTACGGCTCGGACCACCTCCGGAGCGCCCTCGAGGCCGCCGACCGCGCGCTCGACGCCGTCCCCGTGCTCATCGGGCGCGGCGAGGGCACAGGCTCCAACTCGTGGGTCGTCTCCGGCGACCACACCGCCAGCGGCAAGCCGATCCTCGCCAACGACCCGCACCTCGCACTCGGGGCCCCTGGGATCTGGGCGCAGGTCGGGCTGCACTGCAACGAGGTCGGGCCGCAGTGCGCGTTCGACGTCGCGGGCTTCTCGTTCGCCGGGTTCCCCGGCGTCATCATCGGCCACAACGCGCAGCTCGCGTGGGGCCTGACGAACATGGGCGCCGACGTCACCGACTTCTTCGTCGAGCGCGTGCGCGACGACACCTACCTGCGCGGCGACGAGTGGGTGCCGCTCGAGACCCGGACCGAGACGCTGCACGTCGCCGGCGGCGAGGACGTGGACCTCGAGATCCGCTCGACCGTGCACGGGCCGATCGTGTCCGAGGCGATCCCCGCGACCGAGACGGCCGTCGACACCCCCGCCCTCGACACCCGCCTGGGCGAGTACGCCGTCTCCCTCCAGTGGACCGCGCTCGAGCCGGGCCGTACCGCCGACGCGGTCTTCGCGTTCAACCTCGCCCAGGACGCCGACGACATGCAGGCCGCCGCGGCGCTCTTCGAGGTGCCCGCGCAGAACATCGTCTTCGCGACGGCGGACGGTCACATCGGCTACCAGGCGCCCGGCAAGATCCCCGTCCGCCAGGCGGTGCCCGACGCCGAGGTGCCCTCCGACGGCACGTGGCCGCGCGACGGCTCCGACGAGCGCTACGACTGGCAGGGCTACGTCCCGAGCGAGCAGATGCCGCGCGTCGTCGACCCGGCCGAGGGGTTCATCGTGGCCGCCAACCAGGCGGTCCTGCCCACCGGCGTCGCGCCGTTCCTCACCACCGACTGGGACTACGGCTACCGTTCGCAGCGCATCCGCCAGCTCCTCGAGGCCGAGATCTCCGCCGGACGACCCGTCGACGTCGACACGATGAACGAGATCCAGACCGACGACCGCAGCCCCTACGCCGAGGTGCTGGTACAGCCCCTCCTCGACCAGGAGATCGACGACAGCTTCGCCGCCGAGGGGCAGGCGCTCCTCGCGGACTGGGACTACCGGACCGACACCGACTCCGCCGCGGCCGCCTACTTCGCCGCCGTCTGGCGCAACCTGCTCCAGCTCACCTTCTGGGACGACCTGCCCGAGTCGGCGCTGCCGAACGGCGGGAGCCGCTGGCTCGCCGTCGTGCAGAACCTCCTCGAGAACCCGACCGACCCGTTCTGGGACGACCGCCAGACCGTCAGCGTCGTCGAGACGCGTGACGAGGTCCTCACCCAGGCGCTCGTCTCGGCCCGCCTCGACCTGACCGTCGAGCAGAGCAAGCAGCCCTCCGACTGGGCCTGGGGCAAGCTTCACGTGCTCGCGCTCGAGCACCCGATCCTCGGCGGCGAGTCCATCCCCGGCCCCGTCCGCAACTGGGTCAACCCCGACCCCGTCGGCATGCCCGGTGGCTCCTCGATCGTCAACGCGACCGCGTGGGACGCGGCCTCCGGGTCGTTCGACGTCACGGCAGGCCCGTCGATGCGGATGGTCGTCGACCTCGACGACCTCGACCGCTCCACCTGGGTCACCGTCACCGGTACCTCCGGCCACCCCGCGTCCACGCACTACTCCGACCAGCTCAAGACCTGGGCTCGCGGCGAGACCTACGACTGGCCGTTCTCCACGCAGGCGGTCGCCGACGCCAGCCAGGACGAGCTCACCCTCGTCCCGTAG
- a CDS encoding FmdB family zinc ribbon protein: MPTYAYTCTACGHAFDIHQSFSDDALTVCPECSGRLRKVFSSVGVTFKGSGFYRTDSRSGGKSSTAPAASKPASSSATSGASSTSGGASSTSSSSGSSTAS, encoded by the coding sequence GTGCCCACCTACGCGTACACGTGCACCGCCTGCGGTCACGCCTTCGACATCCACCAGTCGTTCAGCGACGACGCCCTCACGGTCTGCCCCGAGTGCTCGGGCCGTCTGCGCAAGGTGTTCTCCTCTGTCGGCGTGACGTTCAAGGGCTCGGGCTTCTACCGCACGGACTCGCGCTCGGGCGGGAAGTCGTCGACGGCACCTGCCGCCTCGAAGCCCGCCTCCTCCTCTGCGACGTCCGGCGCGAGCAGCACGTCCGGGGGCGCGAGCAGCACCTCGTCCTCGTCCGGAAGCTCGACCGCCTCCTGA
- a CDS encoding SAF domain-containing protein, whose product MLRSPRSPDPRPRPDRSPARRRLLRGLWWRSRFVVAALCCGVAASVVVGALRPPPPPTAPAVVTTREVPAGAVLAAADLRVDHVSAELVPAGSAARPDDVLGRRATVALPAGTLLQDALVAGGELAAAAPPGTVVAPVRLDPGVAALLGPGDRVDLLAAGDQALTTALTDVPGDGQDPVAADPYLARAAVVVPAPEPDGGGGLLGTGGSGTDAVTLVAVRPEEAVRLAAVSGQTSVTAVLVP is encoded by the coding sequence ATGCTCCGCTCCCCCCGCTCGCCGGATCCCCGTCCGCGCCCTGACCGCTCGCCCGCGCGACGGCGGCTGCTGCGCGGGTTGTGGTGGCGGTCCCGCTTCGTCGTGGCCGCGCTCTGCTGCGGGGTCGCGGCCTCCGTGGTCGTCGGGGCGCTCCGCCCTCCCCCGCCGCCGACCGCACCGGCCGTCGTCACCACGCGCGAGGTGCCGGCGGGCGCCGTGCTGGCGGCGGCGGACCTCCGCGTGGACCACGTGTCCGCCGAGCTCGTCCCGGCCGGTTCGGCGGCACGGCCCGACGACGTGCTCGGGCGCCGCGCGACCGTCGCCCTGCCTGCGGGCACCCTGCTGCAGGACGCGCTCGTCGCCGGCGGCGAGCTCGCCGCCGCGGCTCCCCCGGGCACGGTCGTCGCACCCGTCCGGCTCGATCCCGGTGTCGCGGCCCTCCTCGGCCCGGGCGACCGCGTCGACCTCCTCGCCGCCGGTGACCAGGCGCTCACGACGGCGCTCACCGACGTGCCGGGCGACGGCCAGGACCCGGTCGCCGCCGACCCCTACCTCGCCCGCGCTGCCGTCGTCGTGCCGGCACCCGAACCCGACGGCGGGGGCGGGCTGCTCGGCACGGGCGGGTCGGGCACGGACGCCGTGACGCTCGTCGCCGTCCGGCCCGAGGAGGCGGTCCGGCTCGCCGCCGTGAGCGGGCAGACGAGCGTCACGGCCGTCCTCGTGCCCTGA
- the mscL gene encoding large conductance mechanosensitive channel protein MscL, with the protein MKGVFQGFKEFVLRGNAIDLAVGVVIGAAFASLVDAIVTYLINPIIGAIFGKPDISNLWDITLRPAHDGIEASVLSVGGILNAILQFLIIAIALYFVIVLPMNKLAERRKQDVEPEPEAPAEDVRVLQEIRDLLAAQAASGPGGAAPGGPTPPRGF; encoded by the coding sequence ATGAAGGGCGTGTTCCAGGGATTCAAGGAGTTCGTGCTCCGAGGCAACGCGATCGACCTGGCGGTCGGCGTCGTCATCGGGGCGGCGTTCGCCTCGCTCGTCGACGCGATCGTCACCTACCTGATCAACCCGATCATCGGCGCCATCTTTGGCAAGCCGGACATCTCGAACCTGTGGGACATCACGCTGCGGCCGGCCCACGACGGGATCGAGGCATCGGTCCTCTCCGTCGGCGGCATCCTCAACGCGATCCTGCAGTTCCTCATCATCGCGATCGCGCTCTACTTCGTCATCGTCCTCCCGATGAACAAGCTCGCCGAGCGTCGCAAGCAGGACGTCGAGCCCGAGCCCGAGGCACCGGCGGAGGACGTGCGCGTCCTCCAGGAGATCCGCGACCTCCTCGCCGCCCAGGCGGCCAGCGGTCCCGGCGGCGCGGCACCGGGCGGCCCCACGCCGCCGCGCGGCTTCTGA
- a CDS encoding glycerophosphoryl diester phosphodiesterase membrane domain-containing protein: MSPWALLRDATRRSYVLRGVTVRVLVLAVVLSAVTVPVVSWLARASAAAAGVQALTHQNVVHVLTTPLSVLLLVVLAVVVGVVVLVQHGAFVAVAWRADQGEPVTLRGVLRDLGRAARGLRSPQLALFLVYAVVLVPLGGLGTAALLVRGVAIPDFVIAELLKFRGGLLVYVAFLVAVLWANLRLVLTTTFLVEDGGTVAAAMLASWRATRRATLRLLVVLVPVGLAALVVAGAAAALVLVPTRVADAQAPGAAAVVAGVGLAVVQMLAVVLAGAVAATVAHVLVAVARERRPGRAGSEEAVTTPLVPVPAAGGPAVVPPGPTRALLVAGAVLGALALVATNTLAVSRVTEHLPGVVAHRGHPAAAVENSIPSLEAAAALGVDYVELDVLQASDGGLVVFHDTTLRRLAGSGRAVGDLTLDELTATTIRQGGHEATIPSLRDFVRRAKELDQPLLVELKLHGRETASYVPDVVALLREEGVADEYLVQAIYPDLADAVNAAAPEIEVGYVVPLVRGVREVPDVDFLAVEQSSLGARTRAVARAAGVDLLVWTVNDTAGLRAVLRAGDVDAIITSAPETAVRVRGEVEAETGVAPRLEHQVREALRW; this comes from the coding sequence ATGAGCCCGTGGGCACTGCTGCGCGACGCGACACGGCGGTCGTACGTGCTGCGCGGCGTCACGGTCCGCGTGCTCGTCCTCGCCGTCGTGCTCTCCGCGGTCACCGTGCCGGTGGTGTCGTGGCTCGCGCGGGCGAGCGCGGCGGCGGCGGGTGTCCAGGCACTGACGCACCAGAACGTGGTCCATGTCCTGACCACCCCCCTGTCGGTGCTGCTGCTCGTGGTGCTCGCCGTGGTCGTCGGCGTCGTGGTCCTCGTGCAGCACGGGGCGTTCGTCGCCGTCGCGTGGAGGGCCGACCAGGGCGAGCCGGTGACGCTGCGCGGAGTCCTGCGCGACCTGGGCCGTGCCGCCCGAGGCCTGCGCAGCCCGCAGCTCGCCCTGTTCCTCGTCTACGCGGTCGTCCTGGTCCCGCTCGGCGGACTCGGGACGGCGGCGCTCCTCGTCCGGGGAGTCGCGATCCCGGACTTCGTCATCGCCGAGCTCCTGAAGTTCCGGGGCGGCCTCCTGGTCTACGTCGCATTCCTGGTGGCGGTGCTGTGGGCGAACCTGCGGCTGGTCCTCACGACGACGTTCCTGGTGGAGGACGGCGGCACGGTCGCGGCCGCGATGCTGGCGAGCTGGCGCGCCACGCGCCGGGCCACCCTGCGGCTGCTCGTCGTGCTGGTGCCCGTCGGGCTCGCCGCCCTCGTCGTCGCGGGGGCTGCGGCCGCCCTCGTCCTGGTCCCGACCCGGGTCGCCGACGCCCAGGCGCCCGGCGCGGCGGCGGTCGTGGCGGGAGTCGGGCTCGCCGTCGTGCAGATGCTGGCAGTCGTTCTCGCGGGCGCGGTCGCGGCGACCGTGGCCCACGTGCTCGTCGCCGTGGCGCGGGAGCGACGGCCCGGGCGCGCGGGGTCCGAGGAGGCCGTGACGACGCCCCTCGTGCCGGTACCCGCGGCCGGGGGCCCCGCCGTCGTCCCGCCCGGCCCGACGCGCGCCCTCCTCGTCGCGGGGGCGGTCCTCGGCGCCCTGGCGCTCGTCGCCACGAACACGCTGGCCGTCTCCCGGGTCACGGAGCACCTGCCCGGCGTCGTCGCCCACCGCGGGCACCCGGCCGCCGCGGTCGAGAACTCGATCCCGTCGCTCGAGGCCGCGGCCGCGCTGGGCGTGGACTACGTCGAGCTGGACGTGCTGCAGGCCTCCGACGGGGGGCTCGTGGTCTTCCACGACACGACGCTGCGCCGCCTCGCCGGGTCGGGGCGCGCGGTCGGGGACCTCACGCTCGACGAGCTCACCGCGACGACGATCCGGCAGGGCGGGCACGAGGCGACGATCCCGTCGCTGCGGGACTTCGTGCGGCGCGCGAAGGAGCTGGACCAGCCGCTCCTCGTCGAGCTGAAGCTCCACGGCAGGGAGACGGCGTCGTACGTGCCCGACGTCGTCGCGCTGCTGCGCGAGGAGGGCGTCGCCGACGAGTACCTCGTCCAGGCGATCTACCCGGACCTCGCCGACGCGGTGAACGCCGCCGCCCCGGAGATCGAGGTGGGGTACGTCGTCCCGCTCGTGCGGGGCGTGCGCGAGGTCCCGGACGTCGACTTCCTCGCCGTGGAGCAGTCCTCGCTCGGCGCCCGGACGCGCGCCGTGGCGCGCGCGGCGGGGGTCGACCTGCTCGTGTGGACCGTGAACGACACCGCGGGGCTGCGGGCCGTGCTGCGCGCGGGCGACGTGGACGCGATCATCACGAGTGCGCCCGAGACCGCGGTGCGGGTGCGGGGCGAGGTCGAGGCGGAGACGGGTGTCGCGCCGCGGCTGGAGCACCAGGTCCGAGAGGCGCTCCGCTGGTGA
- the uriH gene encoding uridine-preferring nucleoside hydrolase UriH: MPTGRADAPRRVLLDCDPGHDDAIAMLLAHGSPVVDLVAVTTVAGNQTLEKVTRNALAVAELAGIDAPVAAGCDRPLVRPRIVAPEIHGDSGMDGPVLPSPRRAVDRRHAVDLIVDTVMGAEPGEITLVPTGPLTNVAMAARKEPRIVPRVREVVMMGGGYHVGNRTPVAEFNVLADPEAAHVVLDEPWPVTMVGLDLTHQAVATPDVRDLLSGLDTAAARFVGELLDFYGATYRSAQGFLYPPVHDPCAVAYVIDPEVMTTRRAPLDVELHGALTTGMTVADLRGDEPAPDECRTQVAVTLDHTRFWDLVLDALRHLPA; encoded by the coding sequence ATGCCCACCGGACGTGCCGACGCGCCACGACGCGTCCTCCTCGACTGCGACCCCGGCCACGACGACGCGATCGCGATGCTGCTCGCGCACGGCAGCCCGGTCGTCGACCTCGTGGCCGTGACGACGGTCGCGGGGAACCAGACGCTGGAGAAGGTCACGCGCAACGCGCTCGCCGTCGCCGAGCTCGCGGGGATCGACGCCCCGGTCGCGGCCGGGTGCGACCGGCCGCTCGTCCGGCCGCGGATCGTCGCACCGGAGATCCACGGCGACTCCGGGATGGACGGGCCGGTCCTGCCCTCACCACGCCGCGCCGTCGACCGCCGCCACGCGGTGGACCTCATCGTGGACACGGTCATGGGCGCAGAGCCCGGCGAGATCACGCTCGTGCCGACCGGACCCCTGACGAACGTCGCGATGGCGGCGCGCAAGGAGCCGCGCATCGTGCCGCGCGTGCGGGAGGTGGTGATGATGGGCGGCGGCTACCACGTGGGCAACCGCACGCCGGTCGCGGAGTTCAACGTGCTCGCCGACCCGGAGGCCGCGCACGTCGTGCTGGACGAGCCGTGGCCGGTGACGATGGTCGGGCTGGACCTCACGCACCAGGCGGTCGCGACGCCGGACGTGCGCGACCTGCTCTCCGGGCTCGACACCGCCGCCGCGCGGTTCGTCGGCGAGCTGCTCGACTTCTACGGGGCGACGTACCGCTCCGCGCAGGGCTTCCTCTACCCGCCCGTCCACGACCCGTGCGCGGTGGCGTACGTCATCGACCCGGAGGTGATGACGACGCGCCGCGCCCCGCTGGACGTCGAGCTCCACGGCGCGCTGACCACCGGCATGACGGTCGCGGACCTGCGCGGCGACGAGCCCGCCCCTGACGAGTGCCGCACCCAGGTCGCGGTCACCCTCGACCACACCCGCTTCTGGGACCTGGTCCTCGACGCCCTCCGACACCTCCCCGCCTGA
- a CDS encoding dihydrofolate reductase: MGEEAPAEPTLGLVWAQARDAAGRPVIGAGGAMPWHLPEDLAHFRRVTSGHPVVMGRRTWDSLPPRFRPLPGRTNVVVTRQAGWSPAEPSPRVGASGGAVPDGGRPAAEGGAPVRVAGSVTEALAAARAAARDTGSGEVWVMGGAQLYAATVALADRCVVTEIDAVVEGDTFAPEIPAGWAAHPGDWATSSTGLRYRLVTAMRP; the protein is encoded by the coding sequence GTGGGGGAGGAGGCGCCCGCCGAGCCGACGCTCGGGCTGGTCTGGGCACAGGCGCGCGACGCCGCGGGGCGGCCGGTCATCGGCGCGGGCGGCGCCATGCCGTGGCACCTGCCCGAGGACCTCGCCCACTTCCGGCGCGTCACGTCGGGCCACCCCGTCGTCATGGGACGCCGCACGTGGGACTCGCTCCCGCCCCGGTTCCGCCCCCTGCCGGGGCGGACGAACGTCGTCGTGACGCGGCAGGCCGGGTGGTCGCCGGCGGAGCCGTCGCCGCGCGTCGGTGCGTCCGGCGGTGCGGTGCCCGACGGCGGTCGCCCGGCGGCCGAGGGCGGCGCGCCCGTGCGCGTGGCCGGGTCGGTCACCGAGGCGCTCGCAGCCGCCCGCGCGGCGGCGCGCGACACCGGGTCGGGCGAGGTGTGGGTCATGGGCGGCGCGCAGCTCTACGCGGCGACTGTCGCGCTCGCGGACCGGTGCGTCGTCACGGAGATCGACGCCGTCGTCGAGGGCGACACCTTCGCGCCCGAGATCCCCGCCGGGTGGGCCGCGCACCCGGGCGACTGGGCGACGTCGTCCACCGGCCTGCGCTACCGCTTGGTCACGGCGATGCGCCCCTGA
- a CDS encoding thymidylate synthase, whose protein sequence is MTEGERAPSGSPAGPVPTPYEDLLRDVLAHGTPKGDRTGTGTRSVFGRQLRYDLSQGFPLVTTKRVHLRSIAYELLWFLRGDSNVRWLQERGVSIWDEWADADGELGPVYGVQWRSWPTPDGRHVDQVAQVIEQIRSNPDSRRHIVSAWNVAEIEDMALPPCHAFFQFYVADGKLSCQLYQRSADLFLGVPFNIASYALLVHMVAAQTGLEVGDFVWTGGDVHIYDNHVEQVREQLTRDPYPYPTLRLAPRDSIDAYEYEDIEVVGYQHHPTIKAPIAV, encoded by the coding sequence GTGACCGAGGGCGAGCGTGCGCCGTCGGGCAGCCCTGCCGGGCCGGTCCCGACCCCGTACGAGGACCTCCTGCGCGACGTCCTGGCGCACGGCACCCCCAAGGGCGACCGCACCGGGACGGGCACGCGCAGCGTGTTCGGGCGGCAGCTCCGCTACGACCTGTCGCAGGGCTTCCCGCTCGTCACGACCAAGCGCGTCCACCTCCGGTCGATCGCGTACGAGCTCCTGTGGTTCCTGCGCGGCGACTCGAACGTGCGCTGGCTCCAGGAGCGCGGCGTGAGCATCTGGGACGAGTGGGCCGACGCCGACGGCGAGCTCGGCCCGGTGTACGGCGTGCAGTGGCGCTCGTGGCCGACGCCGGACGGCCGCCACGTGGACCAGGTCGCCCAGGTGATCGAGCAGATCCGGTCCAACCCGGACTCGCGCCGCCACATCGTCTCCGCGTGGAACGTCGCGGAGATCGAGGACATGGCCCTGCCGCCGTGCCACGCGTTCTTCCAGTTCTACGTGGCCGACGGGAAGCTGTCGTGCCAGCTCTACCAGCGCTCGGCCGACCTGTTCCTCGGAGTGCCGTTCAACATCGCGTCGTACGCGCTGCTCGTCCACATGGTCGCGGCGCAGACCGGGCTCGAGGTCGGCGACTTCGTGTGGACCGGCGGCGACGTGCACATCTACGACAACCACGTCGAGCAGGTGCGCGAGCAGCTCACGCGCGACCCGTACCCCTACCCGACCCTGCGCCTCGCGCCGCGCGACTCGATCGACGCGTACGAGTACGAGGACATCGAGGTCGTCGGGTACCAGCACCACCCGACGATCAAGGCCCCGATCGCGGTCTGA
- a CDS encoding NAD(P)/FAD-dependent oxidoreductase translates to MERIVVVGGGYAGFTAARELEQRLRRELRRGEVEVVLVDPRPYMTYQPFLPEVVAGSVEARHAAVAHRSHLRRTRLVDGTVERVDHARRTVVVRPRSGEPYDLTYDTVVVTAGAVTRVFPVPGVAEHAIGMKHVEEAVAIRDRLLTSFDRAASLPVGPERERLLTVTFVGGGFSGVEGFAELLSLAHDLTRVYPEIDPAELRFHLVERNPRLLPEVTERPGRWVVRELERRGAHVHLEAGLVSAEGGVVTLSTGESFATGLLVWTAGNAANPVVATHTDLPVDARGYLVTRPDLRVGTVDDTVPDAWAAGDGAAVPDLAVPRPGALTVPNAQHAVRQGRLLARNLVAARRGRATHPYVHGSLGVVATLGLGSGVFEYRRIVVRGRLAWLMHRGYHVLAIPTWERTARVVAVWATGALFGRDVVSLAAVQRPREAFVAGATATAATASVTTTPARQVPEPAAQEPLRAA, encoded by the coding sequence ATGGAACGCATCGTCGTCGTCGGTGGGGGCTACGCAGGGTTCACGGCGGCCCGGGAGCTCGAGCAGCGCCTGCGGCGCGAGCTGCGCCGCGGCGAGGTCGAGGTGGTCCTGGTCGACCCGCGCCCGTACATGACGTACCAGCCGTTCCTGCCGGAGGTGGTCGCGGGCTCGGTCGAGGCGCGGCACGCCGCCGTCGCGCACCGCAGCCACCTGCGCCGGACCCGCCTGGTGGACGGGACGGTCGAGCGCGTGGACCACGCACGCCGCACGGTCGTCGTGCGGCCGCGCTCGGGCGAACCGTACGACCTGACGTACGACACGGTCGTCGTGACCGCGGGCGCCGTGACGCGCGTGTTCCCCGTGCCGGGCGTCGCCGAGCACGCGATCGGCATGAAGCACGTCGAGGAGGCCGTCGCGATCCGCGACCGCCTGCTCACGTCGTTCGACCGCGCCGCGAGCCTGCCCGTCGGGCCGGAGCGCGAGCGGCTGCTCACGGTGACGTTCGTCGGTGGCGGGTTCTCGGGCGTCGAGGGGTTCGCCGAGCTCCTGTCGCTCGCGCACGACCTCACGCGCGTCTACCCCGAGATCGACCCGGCGGAGCTGCGGTTCCACCTCGTCGAGCGCAACCCGCGCCTCCTGCCGGAGGTGACCGAACGCCCGGGGCGGTGGGTCGTGCGCGAGCTCGAGCGCCGGGGCGCGCACGTGCACCTGGAGGCCGGGCTCGTGTCCGCCGAGGGTGGGGTCGTGACGCTCTCGACCGGCGAGTCGTTCGCCACGGGGCTGCTCGTGTGGACGGCGGGCAACGCGGCGAACCCCGTCGTCGCGACGCACACGGACCTGCCCGTGGACGCGCGCGGCTACCTCGTCACCCGGCCCGATCTGCGGGTCGGCACCGTGGACGACACGGTCCCCGACGCGTGGGCCGCGGGCGACGGCGCCGCCGTCCCCGACCTGGCGGTCCCGCGGCCGGGCGCGCTCACGGTCCCTAACGCGCAGCACGCCGTGCGGCAGGGCCGGCTCCTGGCCCGCAACCTCGTCGCGGCCCGGCGCGGTCGGGCCACGCATCCCTACGTGCACGGCAGCCTCGGGGTCGTCGCGACGCTCGGCCTCGGCTCGGGCGTGTTCGAGTACCGGCGGATCGTCGTGCGCGGGCGCCTCGCGTGGCTCATGCACCGCGGGTACCACGTGCTCGCGATCCCGACCTGGGAGCGCACGGCCCGCGTGGTCGCCGTGTGGGCGACGGGCGCGCTGTTCGGGCGCGACGTCGTCTCGCTCGCCGCGGTGCAGCGCCCGCGCGAGGCGTTCGTCGCCGGGGCGACGGCGACCGCCGCCACCGCGAGCGTCACCACCACGCCGGCGCGACAGGTACCGGAACCCGCCGCGCAAGAACCTCTGCGCGCGGCCTGA
- a CDS encoding OsmC family protein, whose amino-acid sequence MTTEPATTPQTGTDEIAPSSPSPTDALWVERTGVRTYTGHSARGAQVLIGPASEGAVFTPGELLKIALAACAGMSSDRTFARRLGDDYAVTIHAEGVKDLPEDRYPEITERFEIDLSSLDDEARERLLTVAERAIEKTCTVGRTIKAGATVHTVFQQPGGSVE is encoded by the coding sequence ATGACGACCGAGCCAGCCACCACGCCGCAGACGGGCACCGACGAGATCGCCCCGTCGTCGCCGTCGCCCACGGACGCCCTGTGGGTCGAGCGCACGGGCGTGCGCACGTACACGGGCCACTCCGCGCGCGGCGCGCAGGTGCTCATCGGGCCCGCGAGCGAGGGCGCGGTGTTCACGCCGGGCGAGCTGCTGAAGATCGCGCTGGCCGCGTGCGCGGGCATGAGCTCGGACCGCACGTTCGCGCGCCGCCTCGGCGACGACTACGCGGTGACGATCCACGCCGAGGGCGTCAAGGACCTGCCCGAGGACCGCTACCCCGAGATCACGGAGCGGTTCGAGATCGACCTGTCCTCGCTCGACGACGAGGCGCGCGAGCGCCTGCTCACGGTCGCCGAGCGGGCGATCGAGAAGACCTGCACAGTGGGACGGACGATCAAGGCCGGCGCGACCGTGCACACGGTGTTCCAGCAGCCGGGCGGCAGCGTCGAGTGA